In Paracoccus methylovorus, a genomic segment contains:
- a CDS encoding TetR/AcrR family transcriptional regulator → MVTVDAIFEATIQLLLSEGMHRLTTTRVAERAGVSVGTMYQYFPNKQALIYALNERYLEVLAERIETICLAHHAAPINRMVEALIETYWRAKTERPEVTRALYRSVAEMNNAELIETFARRVDAATTAMLASATDATFPDLRSVNLTVVTVTFGTVRNAFERGVTDAYSQALRQQLLEMCQAYLQAAKA, encoded by the coding sequence GTGGTGACGGTGGACGCGATATTCGAGGCGACCATTCAGCTTTTGCTCAGCGAGGGGATGCACCGTCTGACCACGACCCGTGTCGCAGAACGAGCGGGTGTATCGGTCGGTACGATGTATCAGTACTTCCCGAACAAGCAGGCGCTGATCTATGCGCTCAACGAACGGTATCTGGAGGTGCTGGCGGAAAGGATCGAGACCATCTGCCTTGCCCATCACGCCGCGCCGATCAACCGGATGGTCGAGGCACTGATCGAGACCTACTGGCGCGCCAAGACCGAACGGCCAGAGGTGACACGGGCGCTCTATCGCTCGGTCGCCGAGATGAACAATGCCGAGTTGATCGAGACCTTTGCCCGTCGGGTCGATGCCGCCACCACGGCAATGCTGGCCAGCGCGACCGACGCGACTTTCCCGGATCTGCGCAGCGTCAACCTTACCGTGGTTACGGTGACCTTCGGCACGGTCCGCAATGCGTTCGAGCGGGGTGTGACTGACGCCTACAGCCAGGCGCTGAGACAGCAGCTTCTGGAAATGTGCCAGGCCTATCTGCAGGCGGCGAAGGCGTAG